A stretch of Prunus dulcis chromosome 6, ALMONDv2, whole genome shotgun sequence DNA encodes these proteins:
- the LOC117631897 gene encoding bifunctional riboflavin biosynthesis protein RIBA 1, chloroplastic-like: protein MASIIINPNCSSISLSRSQGRNGLYRGTSFAANGGLYDFVTPSLTWKLRFSFKGSIKTRALLGEDELLSYSNGNRTADTFVNSQAAKPTGIEIQPDALGFGTLAAETTPIISGFSSENDENDLDHPVEGFSSIPEAIEDIRQGKMVIVVDDEDRENEGDLIMAASLATPEAMAFIVKHGTGIVCVSMKGEDLERLQLPLMVTQKENEEKLSTAFTVSVDAKYGTTTGVSARDRAVTVLALASRNSKPEDFNRPGHIFPLKYREGGVLKRAGHTEASVDLAMLAGQDPVAVLCEIVDDDGSMARLPKLRQFARAENLKIISIADLIRYRRKRDKLVKRAGVARIPTMWGPFEAYCYKSLLDGIEHIAMVKGEIEDGKDILVRVHSECLTGDIFGSARCDCGDQLSLAMKQIEAAGRGVLVYLRGHEGRGIGLGHKLRAYNLQDDGSDTVEANEELGLPVDSREYGIGAQILRDIGVRTMRLMTNNPAKYVGLKGYGLAIAGRVPLLAPITRENQRYLETKRAKMGHVYGSNSNGNVNGTTDESSSNIDNPSTGMSET from the exons ATGGCTTCCATCATTATCAACCCCAATTGCTCCTCAATTTCTCTGTCCCGTTCTCA AGGGCGCAATGGTCTATATCGTGGGACTTCATTTGCGGCAAATGGGGGCTTATATGATTTTGTCACGCCAAGTTTGACTTGGAAACTGCGCTTTAGTTTCAAGGGATCAATTAAGACAAGAGCTTTGTTGGGAGAAGATGAACTCCTGTCCTACTCTAATGGCAATAGAACTGCAGACACTTTTGTCAACTCCCAGGCTGCCAAACCAACTGGGATTGAAATACAACCTGATGCATTAGGTTTTGGAACACTTGCAGCAGAAACAACCCCTATAATTAGTGGTTTCTCTTCCgaaaatgatgaaaatgatCTGGATCATCCTGTAGAAGGATTTTCATCCATACCAGAGGCGATTGAAGATATACGTCAAGGCAAG ATGGTAATTGTTGTAGATGATGAAGACAGAGAAAATGAGGGAGATCTTATAATGGCAGCATCCTTGGCAACGCCAGAAGCTATGGCTTTTATTGTCAAGCATGGAACTGGGATTGTTTGTGTGAGTATGAAAGGAGAAGACTTAGAGAGGTTGCAACTTCCACTTATGGTGACACAGAAGGAGAATGAAGAAAAACTTAGTACAGCATTCACTGTCTCAGTG GATGCGAAATATGGTACGACAACTGGTGTTTCTGCTCGCGATAGAGCTGTGACAGTCTTGGCTCTTGCATCAAGGAATTCAAAACCTGAAGATTTCAACCGCCCAGGACATATCTTTCCCCTAAAGTACAGGGAGGGAGGAGTTCTAAAAAGAGCTGGTCACACTGAAGCTTCAGTTGATCTTGCTATGTTGGCTGGGCAAGATCCGGTAGCAGTTTTATGTGAAATTGTGGATGATGACGGTTCTATGGCTAGATTACCAAAGCTTCGTCAATTTGCACGGGcagaaaacttgaaaattatTTCCATTGCTGATTTGATCAG ATATAGGAGGAAAAGGGATAAGTTGGTGAAGCGGGCTGGAGTTGCACGGATACCCACAATGTGGGGACCATTTGAGGCCTACTGTTATAAGTCATTGCTTGATGGGATTGAGCACATTGCTATGGTTAAA GGTGAAATTGAGGACGGGAAAGATATACTTGTGAGGGTACATTCTGAGTGTCTCACAGGTGACATATTTGGATCAGCCAGATGTGACTGTGGAGACCAGCTCTCTCTTGCAATGAAGCAAATTGAAGCAGCTGGTAGGGGTGTTTTGGTGTATCTCCGTGGACACGAAGGTAGAGGAATTGGTTTGGGTCACAAGCTCCGAGCTTATAACCTGCAGGATGATGGGAGTGACACGGTTGAAGCCAACGAAGAGCTAGGATTACCAGTTGATTCTCGTGAGTATGGCATAGGTGCACAG ATACTACGAGATATAGGGGTTCGAACAATGAGGCTGATGACGAACAATCCTGCAAAGTATGTTGGACTCAAGGGTTATGGTTTGGCCATTGCTGGCAGGGTCCCATTATTGGCACCAATAACTAGGGAGAACCAGAGATACTTGGAGACCAAACGTGCAAAAATGGGGCATGTCTATGGTTCCAATTCTAATGGTAATGTAAATGGCACCACTGATGAAAGTAGTTCAAACATTGACAACCCATCTACCGGCATGTCGGAGACTTGA
- the LOC117631063 gene encoding ATP-dependent RNA helicase DEAH12, chloroplastic-like, with product MRSSCGPYPRATSRQPRPPEITHRYPPRQPNYRPDGCCRRPPPGPPSFIVVLLSDQRNHRTADIDAVIAKCKFKPENVEFCPSNVIVVSLFYTQWVHALEAIVCLWESRLDRVHNLTPKLNRFVSVPSDLEELQDRLRGLFTERIKKLIDGEAVKKWEAKRAQLSKEFERVSKLLLRPSPVWTLDDLAQTKRRSKCEMELVESKIREFKSAMNCLLAYLDGNGLEGCGEEGVQVFKFSSEVYDWGRIQSIMARECHRLEEGLPIYAYRQQILQQILTQQVLVLIGETGSGKSTQLVQFLADSGIAAEQSIVCTQPRKIAATSLAERVTQESSGCYREKSIKFNPTFLSGQELNSKVIFMTDHCLLQHYMNDMNMSGISCIIIDEAHERSLNTDLLLALIKGLLGRRPSLRLVIMSATADAEVLSNYYYGCGIFSVVGRSFPVDVRYKPSFSEGTSSDATSYVSDVLRVATEVHKKEKEGTILAFLTSQMEVEWACQKFIAPGAIALPLHGKQTFEDQYNVFQNNPGRRKIIFATNLAETSLTIPGVKYVIDSGMAKESKFEPASGMNVLRVCRISRSSANQRSGRAGRTEPGICYRLYSKNDFEAMPPCQEPEIRRVHLGVAVLKILALGIKNLKDFEFIDAPCSEAIDMAMRNLIQLGAVKQTDDVFELTKDGRFLVKLGVEPRLGKLILGCYNHGLRREGLVLAAVMANSSSIFCRVGNDEEKLRSDCLKVQFCHRDGDLFTLLSVYKTWDNLAQEKKNTWCWENSINAKTMRRCQEMVKDLESCLKHELNMIIPSTWCWNPHESNDCDKYLKKVILSSLVENVAMFSGHDQLGYEVALSGQHVRLHPSCSLLVFGEKPSWVVFGELLSISNQYLVCVTSIDFNTLSTLCPPPLFDVSKMESQKLQLKVLTGFGSTLLKRFCGKGNCYLLHLVSRVRSICKDERINIKVDYYQNEITLFATLHDMERVSSFVYDALECERKWMRNECLEKCLYHGSGVLPSIALFGAGAEIKHLELQKRCLTVDVVHSKLDSMDDKELLSELEKYASGSICAIHKFTGTGQESVDKGKSARITFLSPDVAQKAVELNESEFSGSILKVIPSQVGGDRKMLSFPGVRAKVYWPRRLSRGIAIVKCDVDDVAYMVNDFFNLLVGGRIVRCETSKRSKDSVVISGLEKDLSEAEILDVLRTATSRRILDFFLLRGDAVENPPCGACEDALLKEISTFMPKRYSHNSCSIQVFEPEQKNAFMRALITFDGRLHLEAAKALEQLEGKVLPGFLSWQKMKCQQLFHSSLSCPAPVYPVIKKQLDSLLLSFFQLNGVEWSLDRNANGSYRVKISANATKTVADLRRRVEELVKGKTIDHASLTPTILQLLFSRDGIALMHSLQRETGTYILFDRRNVSVQVFGSSDQVGVVQQKLVDSLLTLHENKLIEIRLQGSALPPELMKEVINRFGADLHGLKEKVPGADFSLNVRRQVISIHGNKDLKQKVEDNIYEIAQMTGSSTERFNSEADCPICLCEIEDEYRLAVCGHLFCRLCLLEQCESAIKNQDSFPMCCAHEGCRSLIVFSDLRYLLSSEKLEELFRASLGSFIASSGGNYRFCPSPDCSSVYQVAAPGTDGEPFVCGACYAETCTRCHLEYHPYLSCEQYREFKEDPDSSLKEWCKGKEHVKSCPVCRYTIEKIDGCNHIECRCGKHICWVCLASYGTSNECYDHLRSVHMAII from the exons ATGAGATCGTCGTGCGGACCATACCCTCGCGCCACTTCCCGCCAACCTCGGCCGCCGGAAATTACCCACCGATACCCTCCCAGGCAACCTAATTACCGGCCGGATGGCTGCTGCCGTCGACCCCCTCCCGGGCCCCCGAGCTTCATCGTCGTGCTCCTCTCCGACCAACGTAACCACCGGACAGCCGACATCGACGCCGTGATCGCTAAATGCAAGTTCAAGCCCGAAAACGTCGAGTTCTGTCCCTCTAATGTCATAGTGGTCTCCTTGTTCTACACACAATGGGTCCACGCGCTCGAGGCCATTGTTTGTCTTTGGGAATCGCGGCTCGACCGGGTTCATAATCTGACACCGAAGTTGAACCGGTTTGTTTCTGTGCCGTCCGATCTCGAGGAGCTCCAGGACCGGCTCAGAGGCTTGTTCACCGAAAGAATTAAGAAATTGATCGACGGGGAAGCAGTGAAGAAGTGGGAGGCGAAGCGGGCCCAGTTGTCTAAGGAATTTGAGCGAGTTTCGAAGTTACTTCTGAGGCCAAGCCCTGTTTGGACTCTGGATGACTTAGCTCAGACGAAGAGGAGGAGTAAATGCGAAATGGAATTGGTGGAGAGTAAGATTAGGGAGTTCAAGTCGGCAATGAACTGTTTGCTTGCTTATCTTGATGGGAACGGGTTGGAGGGGTGTGGTGAAGAAGGCGTGCAAGTGTTTAAATTTTCAAGTGAAGTTTATGATTGGGGTCGAATTCAGAGCATAATGGCTCGGGAGTGCCACAGACTCGAAGAAGGGTTGCCCATTTACGCTTATCGGCAGCAAATTCTTCAGCAAATTCTTACCCAGCAG GTCCTGGTGTTAATTGGAGAAACTGGTTCAGGAAAGAGTACACAGTTGGTGCAGTTTCTTGCCGATTCTGGAATTGCTGCTGAGCAGTCTATTGTATGCACTCAGCCTCGCAAGATTGCTGCCACGTCGTTGGCCGAAAGGGTTACACAAGAAAGTAGTGGGTGTTATAGAGAAAAGTCAATAAAATTTAATCCGACATTTTTGTCAGGGCAGGAGTTGAATTCTAAGGTAATATTTATGACGGACCACTGTCTACTGCAGCACTACATGAATGATATGAATATGTCTGGGATTTCTTGCATCATAATTGATGAGGCTCATGAAAGGAGCTTGAATACTGATCTCCTTTTGGCATTGATCAAAGGTTTACTAGGTCGAAGACCTAGTTTACGACTTGTTATAATGTCTGCAACAGCTGATGCAGAAGTgctttcaaattattattatggCTGTGGAATCTTTTCTGTGGTGGGGAGGAGCTTTCCCGTTGATGTTAGATATAAACCATCTTTCAGTGAAGGAACTTCTAGTGATGCTACTTCCTATGTTTCTGATGTGCTTAGGGTAGCAACAGAGGtacacaaaaaagagaaagaagggacAATTCTTGCGTTTTTGACTTCCCAGATGGAAGTAGAATGGGCTTGTCAGAAGTTTATAGCACCTGGTGCAATTGCACTGCCACTGCATGGAAAACAAACTTTTGAAGACCAATATAATGTTTTCCAAAACAACcctggaagaagaaaaattatatttgcCACAAATCTGGCTGAGACATCTCTGACAATTCCTGGGGTAAAGTATGTGATTGATTCTGGTATGGCTAAAGAAAGCAAATTTGAACCTGCAAGTGGCATGAATGTTCTAAGAGTTTGCAGGATCAGCCGGAGTTCTGCTAATCAAAGAAGTGGCCGTGCTGGAAGAACGGAACCTGGTATATGTTATAGACTCTactcaaaaaatgattttgaGGCGATGCCTCCTTGCCAGGAACCTGAGATCCGTAGAGTTCACCTTGGTGTTGCAGTTCTGAAGATTTTGGCTTTGGGCATCAAGAATTTAAaagattttgaatttattgatGCACCTTGTTCTGAAGCTATTGACATGGCCATGCGGAACCTTATTCAGTTAGGAGCTGTGAAGCAAACTGATGATGTTTTTGAATTAACTAAGGATGGTCGATTCTTGGTTAAATTGGGTGTTGAGCCTCGGCTTGGTAAATTAATCCTTGGTTGTTATAACCACGGCTTACGTAGGGAAGGCCTTGTTCTTGCAGCTGTAATGGCAAATTCCAGTAGTATATTTTGTAGAGTTGGTAATGATGAAGAAAAACTTAGATCAGACTGTCTTAAGGTGCAATTTTGCCATCGTGATGGGGATCTCTTTACCCTTCTCTCTGTGTATAAGACATGGGATAATTTGgctcaagagaagaaaaacacaTGGTGTTGGGAAAACAGCATTAATGCCAAAACTATGAGGAGATGCCAAGAAATGGTAAAGGATTTGGAGTCTTGCCTTAAACATGAACTCAATATGATAATTCCTAGTACCTGGTGTTGGAATCCACATGAATCAAATGATTGtgataaatatttgaaaaaggTTATACTTTCTTCCCTTGTGGAAAATGTTGCTATGTTCTCGGGACATGATCAACTTGGTTATGAAGTGGCATTAAGTGGGCAACATGTTCGGTTGCATCCTTCGTGTTCATTGTTAGTATTTGGTGAGAAACCTAGTTGGGTGGTATTTGGTGAACTCCTGTCAATTTCTAATCAATATTTAGTCTGCGTCACTTCCATTGATTTCAACACTTTGTCTACCCTATGTCCTCCTCCTTTGTTTGATGTATCTAAGATGGAAAGTCAAAAATTGCAACTGAAAGTTTTGACTGGTTTTGGAAGTACTCTGCTTAAAAGATTTTGTGGGAAGGGCAACTGTTATCTGCTTCATCTTGTTTCACGTGTTAGGTCAATTTGCAAGGACGAACGTATCAACATTAAAGTCGATTATTATCAGAATGAGATTACGTTGTTTGCCACCTTGCATGACATGGAAAGGGTTTCAAGCTTTGTATATGATGCCTTGGAGTGTGAACGAAAATGGATGCGAAATGAATGTTTGGAGAAATGCTTGTATCATGGTTCTGGTGTCTTGCCCTCAATAGCATTGTTTGGAGCTGGTGCTGAGATCAAGCATCTGGAGCTTCAAAAAAGGTGTTTGACTGTTGATGTAGTTCATTCAAAACTAGATTCCATGGATGATAAGGAGTTACTTAGTGAGCTTGAAAAGTATGCCTCTGGTAGTATATGTGCTATTCATAAGTTCACTGGCACTGGGCAGGAAAGTGTTGATAAAGGAAAGTCGGCCAGGATAACATTTTTAAGTCCTGATGTGGCTCAAAAAGCTGTTGAACTAAATGAATCTGAATTTAGTGGCTCCATACTGAAGGTTATTCCTTCTCAGGTTGGGGGTGATCGTAAAATGTTGTCGTTCCCTGGTGTTAGAGCTAAAGTTTATTGGCCTCGTAGGCTAAGCAGGGGGATTGCAATTGTCAAATGTGACGTGGATGATGTTGCTTACATggttaatgatttttttaaccTTTTAGTAGGAGGAAGAATTGTTCGTTGTGAAACCAGCAAAAGATCCAAGGATTCTGTTGTGATCAGTGGACTTGAAAAAGATCTTTCTGAGGCTGAAATTTTGGATGTGTTGAGGACTGCCACAAGTAGGAGAATCCTGGATTTTTTTCTGCTGAGAGGAGATGCTGTAGAAAATCCGCCATGTGGTGCTTGTGAAGATGCTCTCCTAAAAGAAATATCAACCTTTATGCCTAAAAGGTACTCCCACAATAGCTGCAGCATTCAGGTTTTCGAGCCTGAACAAAAGAATGCTTTCATGAGAGCCTTGATTACATTTGATGGAAGATTACACTTGGAGGCGGCAAAAGCTTTGGAACAATTAGAAGGGAAAGTATTGCCTGGGTTCCTTTCATGGCAAAAGATGAAGTGCCAGCAGTTATTTCATAGCTCTCTATCCTGCCCTGCCCCTGTTTATCCTGTGATCAAGAAGCAGTTGGATTCATtacttttaagtttttttcaACTAAATG GTGTAGAATGGAGTTTAGATAGGAATGCTAATGGCTCCTACAGAGTGAAGATATCTGCCAATGCTACAAAAACAGTTGCAGACCTGAGAAGACGTGTGGAGGAGCTTGTGAAAGGGAAGACAATAGACCATGCCAGCCTCACTCCAACTATTTTACAGCTTCTGTTCTCCAGAGATGGCATCGCTCTAATGCACTCACTACAGAGAGAGACGGGAACCTATATTCTTTTTGACAGGCGTAACGTCAGTGTACAGGTCTTCGGTTCTTCAGACCAAGTTGGTGTGGTCCAGCAGAAATTGGTTGACTCCCTTTTAACACTCCATGAAAATAAGCTGATTGAGATCCGACTTCAAGGTAGTGCCTTACCTCCCGAGTTGATGAAAGAGGTTATTAACAGGTTTGGGGCAGACCTCCATGGGCTCAAAGAGAAGGTACCAGGCGCTGATTTTAGTCTAAATGTTCGCCGTCAAGTCATTTCCATTCATGGAAACAAGGATTTGAAGCAGAAAGTAGAAGATAATATTTATGAGATTGCACAGATGACAGGTAGTTCGACTGAGAGGTTTAATAGTGAAGCTGATTGCCCCATATGTTTGTGTGAGATTGAAGATGAATACCGGCTTGCGGTGTGTGGGCATTTATTTTGTCGTTTGTGTTTGCTGGAGCAGTGCGAGTCTGCAATAAAAAACCAAGATAGTTTCCCAATGTGCTGTGCACATGAGGGTTGCAGGTCTCTTATTGTGTTCAGTGATCTGAGATATCTCTTATCAAGTGAGAAGCTGGAGGAGCTCTTTAGGGCCTCATTGGGATCATTTATTGCGTCAAGTGGGGGAAACTACAGGTTTTGCCCTTCCCCTGACTGCTCGTCTGTGTATCAGGTAGCTGCTCCTGGGACAGATGGTGAACCATTCGTATGTGGTGCATGTTATGCCGAGACATGTACCCGGTGCCATTTAGAATATCATCCATACCTGTCATGCGAGCAGTACCGGGAGTTCAAGGAAGATCCAGATTCATCATTGAAGGAGTGGTGCAAAGGAAAAGAACATGTGAAGAGCTGCCCGGTATGCAGGTACACAATTGAGAAGATAGATGGGTGCAACCATATAGAATGTAGGTGTGGGAAGCATATTTGCTGGGTGTGCTTGGCGTCTTACGGAACCAGCAATGAATGCTATGACCATTTGAGGAGTGTTCACATGGCCATCATTTGA
- the LOC117631844 gene encoding uncharacterized protein LOC117631844 — MMISPISMAGWTSNNPKLNPKAVDGNEMLKGLNLTPVSHKSFGLDLIQNCDLPPPMKVFTGSDNKTVLSSMNRACSMSMTQEDDNRDEFDMCGNRGDGGENEKLELLKALRLSQTRAREAEKKAEKLGKEKDCLSDALLAEARELFAYRQWVRLLELKVSKLESQWAEQEEEGSFLGGRSKGLEEQSVKEGDEGENGDGISWIVALALCFGIAGVGFAFGCRYLC, encoded by the coding sequence ATGATGATCAGTCCCATATCCATGGCTGGGTGGACATCTAATAACCCAAAGTTGAATCCCAAAGCAGTGGATGGGAATGAAATGTTGAAGGGTCTAAATTTAACTCCTGTTTCTCACAAGTCTTTTGGTTTGGACCTCATACAGAACTGCGATCTTCCTCCTCCGATGAAAGTCTTTACGGGTTCCGATAACAAGACTGTTTTGTCATCCATGAACAGGGCTTGCAGCATGAGTATGACCCAAGAAGATGATAACAGGGATGAATTTGACATGTGTGGAAACAGAGGTGACGGCGGCGAGAATGAGAAGTTGGAGCTTTTGAAGGCGTTGAGGCTGTCGCAGACAAGAGCAAGAGAGGCAGAGAAGAAGGCTGAGAAATTGGGAAAGGAGAAAGACTGCCTTTCTGATGCTCTGCTTGCGGAGGCCAGAGAGTTGTTTGCGTATAGGCAATGGGTGAGGTTGCTTGAGCTTAAAGTTTCCAAGTTGGAGTCACAATGGGCAGAGCAAGAGGAAGAGGGATCTTTTTTGGGTGGCAGATCAAAGGGTTTGGAGGAGCAGTCGGTGAAGGAAGGAGATGAGGGTGAGAATGGGGATGGCATTTCTTGGATTGTAGCTTTGGCTCTTTGTTTTGGCATTGCCGGGGTAGGCTTTGCATTTGGCTGCAGATATTTAtgttga